The Acipenser ruthenus unplaced genomic scaffold, fAciRut3.2 maternal haplotype, whole genome shotgun sequence genome includes a region encoding these proteins:
- the LOC117397820 gene encoding heparan sulfate glucosamine 3-O-sulfotransferase 1-like, with protein sequence MVGTLLLLSLLFLSLLLLLQAQLSSCLQGGGGGPTQRLPGAIIIGVRKGGTRALLEMLNVHPDIRAAKSEVHFFNRDQNYQRGPSWYRAQMPESLPGQLTVEKTPGYFSSPVAPERARALNASLRLLLIVRDPVERLVSDYTQVLSNRRERGKGYPPLERLLIREGRVDPSYKAVQRSVYHLQLAAWLRCFPPGQIHVVDGDALIRDPFPELRRVEGFLSLAPAIAPSDFRFNHTKGFFCLESGGRHRCLDESKGRPHPPVRPAVRQRLCRHFREHNRRFFEMVGRSFDWC encoded by the coding sequence ATGGTCGGGACTctgctcctcctctccctcctcttcctctccctcctcctcctcctccaggcgCAGCTCTCCTCCTGCCTgcaggggggaggagggggtccCACTCAGCGGCTCCCGGGGGCCATCATCATTGGGGTGCGGAAGGGGGGCACCCGGGCGCTGCTGGAAATGCTCAACGTGCACCCCGACATCCGGGCGGCGAAATCCGAGGTCCACTTCTTCAACCGGGACCAGAACTACCAGCGCGGGCCAAGCTGGTACCGAGCCCAGATGCCAGAATCCCTGCCGGGTCAGCTGACCGTGGAGAAGACCCCCGGGTACTTCTCCTCCCCGGTGGCCCCCGAAAGGGCCCGGGCGCTGAACGCCTCGCTGCGGCTGCTCCTCATCGTGCGGGACCCCGTGGAGAGGCTGGTGTCAGACTACACCCAGGTGCTGAGCAACCGGCGAGAGAGAGGCAAGGGCTACCCGCCGCTGGAGCGGCTGCTGATCCGAGAGGGGAGGGTGGACCCGAGCTACAAAGCGGTCCAGCGCAGCGTGTATCACCTCCAGCTGGCGGCCTGGCTGCGCTGCTTCCCCCCGGGGCAGATCCACGTGGTCGACGGGGATGCCCTGATCCGGGATCCTTTCCCCGAGCTCCGCAGGGTGGAGGGCTTCCTCTCGCTGGCCCCCGCCATCGCCCCCTCCGACTTCCGCTTCAACCACACCAAGGGCTTCTTCTGCCTGGAGAGCGGGGGCCGGCATCGCTGCCTGGACGAGTCCAAGGGGCGCCCGCACCCCCCCGTCCGGCCGGCCGTCCGCCAGCGGCTCTGCCGGCACTTCAGAGAGCACAACCGGAGGTTCTTTGAGATGGTGGGGCGCAGCTTCGACTGGTGCTGA
- the LOC117397819 gene encoding homeobox protein ceh-28 translates to MKRLFCVEWLSQSSDRPPCPALPAPQEGPLPGTPQESLPGFYAKVGAGLGVQQQPQSRADSDSPLQSPGFPARQRNRLSTAAVSDAASVSSADETSGYESEGCRSVSPVYPLSPPRQDRPGVDPHSEPPGRRPRTAFTAEQINRLERTFKKQSYVGTREKEELCKKLNLSEKQIKNWFQNRRMKLKRTLQDALAQACHAKVASQLLHYPELQTYGPSPFAGYYPAQDGTAAYLSAMQYQAASAPLLTALPALPMEAAVYPYGVPPGVVIPANSAGPGNGSMMRRYHPYAPYY, encoded by the exons ATGAAGCGGCTCTTCTGTGTGGAGTGGCTGTCCCAGAGCAGCGACCGCCCCCCCTGCCCGGCTCTCCCTGCCCCCCAGGAGGGGCCGCTGCCGGGGACCCCCCAGGAGAGCCTCCCCGGCTTCTACGCGAAGGTGGGCGCAGGTTTAGGGGTGCAGCAGCAGCCGCAGAGCCGAGCTGACTCGGACAGCCCGCTGCAGTCACCCGGATTCCCGGCGCGTCAGAGGAACCGACTCAGCACCGCAGCCG TGAGCGACGCCGCCTCGGTCAGCAGCGCGGACGAGACGTCAGGGTACGAGAGCGAGGGCTGCCGGTCGGTGTCCCCGGTCTACCCACTGTCTCCGCCCAGGCAGGACAGACCCGGCGTGGACCCGCACTCTGAGCCGCCGGGCCGGCGCCCCCGCACCGCCTTCACCGCGGAGCAGATTAACCGGCTGGAGAGGACCTTCAAGAAGCAGAGCTACGTGGGGACGCGAGAGAAAGAGGAGCTGTGCAAGAAACTGAACCTGTCCGAGAAACAG ATCAAAAACTGGTTCCAGAACCGCCGCATGAAGCTGAAGAGGACCCTGCAGGACGCCCTGGCCCAGGCCTGCCACGCCAAGGTGGCTTCCCAGCTCCTGCACTACCCCGAGCTCCAGACTTACGGTCCGAGCCCCTTCGCTGGATATTACCCGGCGCAGGACGGCACGGCCGCGTACCTGTCAGCGATGCAGTACCAGGCTGCCTCTGCGCCGCTTCTGACCGCGCTCCCGGCCCTGCCCATGGAGGCGGCCGTGTACCCTTACGGCGTGCCACCAGGAGTGGTCATACCGGCAAACAGCGCCGGTCCCGGTAACGGCAGTATGATGAGGAGATACCACCCGTACGCACCCTATTACTGA